Proteins from a genomic interval of Petrotoga miotherma DSM 10691:
- a CDS encoding ABC transporter permease — MKILKMSWYEIKKVLRNRGVLILSIIIPVILAYFGSSFYPADMAQDFQLALYNEDNSLLGNFGFILIKQFLNFENTIEIKNDEQLNQIIREANYDSILIIPKGFTQDLIDRNQTVLYIIPNPHKIQNSMMVYTGFKAVFDELAGIPEIKVGSTTEFLLQGGIGIDETRPKPEIKMLIPSASDGSLVVSPTTNLGINDMFAPIVAVVVILLLSMIGIASSIGQAREVGLLDLYISNGLKTWEFILSKIISYIIIGFVAGMFSWYMFRIFGVESQANPWNLILLVLVSVFSFTSFGLFLSSFLKTARAASFLVTAMIGGMLVFGGVLIPIPTGSILEKIANLFPVKYSLDGWRKITVLGYGLSDLTFEILILLGFGIVFCVASLLLLQTTQET, encoded by the coding sequence ATGAAAATTTTAAAGATGTCATGGTATGAGATAAAGAAAGTATTGAGAAATCGAGGAGTATTAATCTTAAGTATTATAATACCTGTTATTTTAGCCTATTTTGGCTCTTCATTCTATCCTGCTGATATGGCGCAAGATTTCCAATTAGCCTTATACAATGAAGATAACAGTCTTTTAGGTAATTTCGGTTTCATTTTGATAAAACAATTTTTGAATTTTGAGAACACCATCGAAATTAAAAATGATGAACAATTGAATCAAATAATTAGAGAGGCAAATTATGATTCAATACTGATCATTCCAAAGGGTTTTACGCAAGATCTGATCGATCGTAATCAAACGGTTTTATACATCATACCAAATCCTCACAAAATTCAGAATAGTATGATGGTTTATACCGGTTTTAAAGCTGTTTTTGATGAGCTTGCAGGGATACCCGAAATAAAAGTGGGCTCCACTACCGAGTTCTTACTTCAAGGAGGTATTGGAATCGATGAAACGAGGCCCAAGCCAGAGATAAAAATGCTTATACCAAGCGCCTCGGATGGTTCTTTGGTTGTTTCTCCAACCACAAATTTAGGGATTAATGATATGTTTGCTCCTATCGTAGCGGTGGTTGTAATCCTTTTGTTATCTATGATAGGAATAGCCTCTTCCATCGGTCAAGCTAGAGAAGTTGGATTACTGGATCTATATATATCAAACGGATTAAAAACGTGGGAATTCATTTTATCAAAAATAATATCGTACATAATAATAGGTTTCGTTGCCGGGATGTTCTCGTGGTATATGTTCAGAATTTTTGGTGTTGAATCACAAGCTAATCCATGGAATTTGATCTTACTCGTTTTAGTATCTGTATTCTCTTTCACCTCTTTTGGTTTGTTTTTATCTTCTTTTTTAAAAACGGCTCGTGCTGCTTCTTTTCTTGTAACGGCAATGATAGGAGGAATGTTGGTATTTGGTGGTGTTTTGATCCCAATACCTACAGGAAGTATTCTTGAAAAGATAGCGAACCTATTTCCTGTTAAATACTCTTTAGATGGCTGGAGAAAAATAACGGTATTAGGGTATGGCTTAAGTGATCTAACTTTTGAAATTCTAATATTATTAGGTTTTGGAATTGTTTTCTGTGTGGCATCATTACTTTTATTACAAACTACGCAAGAAACATAG
- a CDS encoding sigma-70 family RNA polymerase sigma factor, with translation MKYKINEEQLVMEFLPKIKIIALNLKTTLPKNIDVEDLIQEGIIGLLQSYKRYNPEKGSSFYTYALKRIKGSMYDYLRRIDWLPKEIRSLVKKYEDLIYECKDNEYIDDNSVAEKLHIEKHDVDKIKFSLSKRQILQLDEYFLNNEEDNWLEDIQEENDPEILAYKDILHDKLKESIDKLKEREKLILSLYYNEGLTFKEIGSVLEISESRVSQLHSAILVKLKKMIQGSE, from the coding sequence ATGAAATACAAGATTAATGAAGAACAGTTGGTAATGGAATTTTTGCCTAAAATAAAGATTATAGCTTTGAATTTAAAAACCACTTTACCTAAAAATATAGACGTGGAGGATTTGATTCAGGAGGGGATTATAGGATTACTTCAATCATATAAGAGATACAACCCGGAGAAAGGCTCTTCTTTTTACACCTATGCACTAAAAAGGATAAAAGGTTCTATGTATGATTATCTAAGGAGGATAGATTGGCTTCCAAAAGAGATAAGGAGTTTAGTAAAAAAGTACGAAGATTTAATTTATGAATGTAAAGATAATGAGTACATAGACGATAATTCAGTGGCAGAAAAACTTCATATTGAAAAGCATGATGTTGACAAGATAAAGTTCTCCTTGAGTAAAAGGCAGATTCTTCAGTTGGATGAATACTTTTTAAACAACGAAGAAGATAACTGGCTTGAAGATATACAAGAAGAAAACGATCCTGAAATTCTTGCTTATAAAGATATCTTACATGACAAATTAAAAGAAAGCATCGACAAATTAAAAGAAAGAGAAAAACTTATACTTTCTCTATATTACAACGAAGGATTAACCTTTAAAGAAATAGGAAGTGTGTTGGAAATAAGCGAATCGAGGGTTTCTCAGTTGCATTCAGCAATATTGGTTAAATTAAAAAAAATGATTCAAGGAAGTGAATAA
- the cheD gene encoding chemoreceptor glutamine deamidase/glutamate methylesterase CheD, producing MTESKKKIIGIGEYIVDKNPTILVTLGLGSCVAVCLRDKKNLIGGLVHIMLPESRSSIKDEKIGKYADTGIKAIIDGIVDLGGNLKYVEAKIVGGAAMFKNSNNSLNVGSKNVEAVRKILKENDIKIIAEDTGGNRARSVEFNIANGDLKVKKVGGGEKVEITVI from the coding sequence ATGACTGAGAGCAAGAAAAAAATAATAGGCATCGGAGAATACATAGTAGATAAAAATCCAACTATTTTAGTCACATTAGGGTTAGGTTCCTGTGTGGCTGTATGTTTACGAGATAAAAAAAACCTCATCGGGGGGTTAGTCCACATAATGCTTCCAGAAAGCAGAAGCAGCATAAAGGATGAAAAGATCGGTAAATATGCAGACACAGGCATAAAAGCGATAATAGATGGAATTGTAGATTTAGGTGGAAACCTTAAATACGTTGAAGCCAAGATAGTAGGAGGGGCAGCGATGTTTAAAAACTCAAATAATTCTTTGAATGTAGGGAGTAAGAATGTTGAAGCGGTTAGAAAGATTTTAAAAGAAAACGATATAAAAATAATCGCTGAAGATACAGGAGGGAACAGAGCTAGGAGTGTTGAATTTAACATTGCAAATGGGGATCTAAAGGTTAAGAAGGTTGGCGGAGGAGAAAAGGTAGAAATCACAGTAATTTAA
- a CDS encoding flagellar brake protein, with product MSDFVEKVSSKNVLYTNMPLDLEIQEKGIQGIYKSILYEYDFNSNLAKIGMPIFKGAYLKIFQGTNLKVRAYSSRAVYLFKSKVYSSGKEENIRYLIINIPETIVRIQRRQHARIPVSEEGTFYLKEEQENSKSEENVQPTKYRFITKDFSAGGLAMVTSKKLDIGQKITINLSLKNEIKLEDMESEVVRFIEKTTSGEYIYGIKFLNLTREKEEELVRFVFKLERESYKKI from the coding sequence ATGTCTGATTTTGTCGAAAAAGTAAGCTCAAAGAATGTTTTATACACTAATATGCCCTTGGATTTAGAGATTCAAGAAAAAGGAATTCAAGGAATTTATAAAAGTATCCTTTACGAATATGACTTCAACAGTAATCTAGCTAAAATTGGAATGCCTATTTTTAAAGGGGCTTATCTGAAAATTTTTCAAGGTACAAATCTAAAAGTAAGAGCATATTCTTCAAGGGCTGTTTATTTATTTAAAAGCAAAGTTTATAGCAGTGGAAAAGAAGAAAATATAAGATACCTTATAATAAACATTCCTGAAACAATTGTTAGAATACAAAGAAGGCAACACGCCAGAATCCCTGTTTCTGAAGAGGGTACCTTTTATCTCAAAGAGGAACAAGAAAATAGTAAAAGCGAGGAAAACGTTCAACCTACCAAATACCGGTTTATAACTAAAGATTTCAGTGCAGGAGGATTGGCTATGGTTACCTCCAAAAAGTTGGATATCGGACAAAAGATAACAATAAATTTATCTTTAAAAAATGAGATCAAACTCGAAGATATGGAATCAGAGGTTGTTAGGTTCATTGAAAAAACTACAAGTGGAGAATACATTTATGGAATTAAGTTTTTAAACTTAACAAGAGAAAAAGAAGAAGAGCTGGTGAGGTTTGTTTTCAAATTAGAGCGTGAGTCATATAAAAAGATTTGA
- a CDS encoding SAM hydrolase/SAM-dependent halogenase family protein has translation MNLVAFLTDWGLSSYYVSVCKSVIKRINKNADIIDITHSAGHFNIKKYAALILRAARDFEEGTVFLCVVDPTVGSSRKPIALKTSKYNYYFVGPDNGLFTFLMQEFGVKESVELSDNRFFYKTDYSSTFHGRDIFAPVAAYISKGISIDHFGPKTEKLITFDVQKPIIEDNKVICDYLYSDDFGNIETNLSSNYLEHLDIGKEVTVEINGIKEVVRFVKNYSEVKKGELLLHVDSSGFYEVSANQSNAAHKFNLTDDFEGKVKIYLEL, from the coding sequence ATGAATCTTGTAGCCTTTTTAACGGATTGGGGACTTTCTTCATATTATGTCTCTGTGTGTAAATCCGTTATAAAAAGAATAAATAAAAATGCTGATATAATTGATATAACCCATAGTGCAGGACATTTTAACATAAAGAAATATGCAGCTCTAATTTTAAGAGCTGCTCGAGATTTTGAAGAAGGGACCGTCTTTTTGTGTGTTGTTGATCCAACCGTAGGTAGCTCCAGGAAACCGATCGCTTTAAAAACGTCAAAGTACAACTATTATTTTGTTGGACCAGATAACGGGTTATTTACTTTTTTGATGCAAGAGTTCGGAGTTAAAGAATCTGTTGAGTTATCCGACAATAGATTTTTCTATAAAACTGATTATTCATCAACATTTCACGGGCGTGATATATTTGCTCCAGTAGCTGCATACATTTCTAAAGGTATTAGTATTGATCATTTTGGACCAAAAACTGAAAAATTAATAACTTTCGATGTGCAAAAACCTATCATTGAAGATAACAAAGTAATATGTGATTATTTATATTCAGATGATTTTGGTAATATAGAAACTAATTTATCTTCCAACTATCTTGAGCATTTAGATATAGGCAAAGAGGTAACTGTTGAAATAAATGGTATAAAAGAAGTCGTTAGATTCGTGAAGAACTACTCTGAAGTTAAAAAAGGCGAATTATTGTTGCATGTTGATAGCTCAGGATTCTATGAGGTTTCTGCCAATCAATCAAATGCAGCTCATAAATTTAACCTAACCGATGATTTTGAAGGGAAGGTAAAGATTTATCTTGAATTATAA
- a CDS encoding DEAD/DEAH box helicase translates to MIRKELVNFLNSIKKVNKQKILVLPDGYLQDFDEDGEIFIYPGFDIFPFENLDISPNIKANRMKTLYALLTKKNVTVLTTFSSLIKYTLPKNEFVSKKIKVGDTFDLESNVPYNLGYNLSEEVTSPGEYSKRGFVRDFFIPIYEQPVRIELWDDEIDRISLFDTYSQRSIENLNEVEIIPGSEILKFDNNLEIYEERLKKYINGTNEEEFLTLDQFNTLPGIFYKDKNTILSYLNEDRNIYLINKEEIIKSYSEKEKENYEMCDTELKRKIYKMFSGHNLEILNKIKYDEVKLTLEKIYFIKPKKEDKRLEYIPLIDWEDLNEGDLVVHEDYGIGIYHGVNKVETTLGLREFVTLEYSDNSKVYVPVGRLDKLSKYIGDPESVKISSLNSKRWKNTKQKVKEEIKLKIKELQKIYALRENQRGIQLFGDSELEEKFKETFPYVETPDQEKSISEVMKDLESEKPMDRLLSGDSGFGKTEVAMRAAFRTVVSNYQVLLLAPTTILAKQHYENFKQRMDPFGIKIALVTRHKTPKEKKDLFESIKKGQVDIVIGTHALLSDLLQVKNLGLVIVDEEQRFGVLQKEKFKKLSEGVNFLMMSATPIPRTLYMSISGLRDISTISTPPVGRLPIQTFIGKYSDKLVRTAILREKSRGGQTIYIHNRVQEFNELYKKLQNLVPEVKITMVHGGTPKKEFIKSINELYDGNIDLLLSTTIIENGIDIPNVNTLILDDPERYGISQLYQIKGRVGRSNRRAFVYFLFKKEVTPQTKKRLEAIKQYNEPGSGLKLALRDLEIRGYGDILGIEQKGHINAIGFHLYHEMLNKLLFEFGIKKEKEIQRPQTYTEIKGIKGSIVIPESYIPNSIERMRIYRRMSVAKTPDDIEDIRSEIRDKYGKLPQEVERLFQYALIKVKANMEGIREIEIGDTYISFKFENDVNPIIEKYNKYSRKITFYPETKELISYGPKDHMKYMEKVFS, encoded by the coding sequence TTGATTAGAAAAGAACTTGTAAATTTTCTAAACTCGATAAAAAAAGTCAACAAACAGAAAATTTTAGTTTTACCGGATGGATATCTCCAAGATTTCGATGAGGATGGAGAAATTTTCATTTATCCGGGTTTTGACATATTTCCATTTGAAAATTTGGATATCTCTCCAAACATCAAAGCAAATAGGATGAAAACATTATATGCCTTATTAACGAAAAAGAACGTCACCGTTTTAACTACTTTTTCATCTTTAATAAAGTACACCTTACCTAAAAATGAATTTGTAAGCAAAAAGATCAAAGTTGGAGATACGTTCGATCTTGAATCTAATGTTCCTTACAACTTAGGATACAACCTTTCAGAAGAGGTAACTAGTCCTGGAGAATATTCTAAAAGAGGTTTTGTAAGGGATTTTTTTATTCCAATTTACGAACAACCTGTAAGAATAGAATTATGGGATGACGAAATAGATAGAATATCTCTTTTCGATACATATTCTCAAAGATCGATTGAAAATTTAAATGAAGTAGAGATAATTCCCGGATCTGAAATTCTGAAATTTGACAACAACTTAGAAATTTATGAGGAGAGATTAAAAAAATATATTAATGGAACAAATGAAGAAGAATTTCTGACTCTCGACCAATTCAATACCCTCCCGGGAATCTTTTACAAAGATAAAAATACAATATTAAGTTATCTAAATGAAGACAGAAATATTTATTTAATAAACAAAGAAGAAATCATAAAATCTTACTCGGAAAAAGAAAAAGAAAACTATGAAATGTGTGACACCGAACTAAAACGAAAAATATATAAAATGTTTTCAGGACATAACCTTGAAATTTTGAACAAAATAAAATACGATGAAGTAAAACTTACCTTAGAAAAGATTTATTTTATCAAACCCAAAAAGGAAGATAAAAGGTTGGAATATATACCTCTTATTGATTGGGAAGATCTAAATGAAGGGGATTTGGTGGTACACGAAGATTATGGAATAGGAATATATCACGGCGTTAACAAAGTTGAGACCACTTTGGGTTTGAGAGAGTTTGTAACATTAGAATATTCAGATAATTCAAAGGTCTATGTCCCAGTAGGTAGGTTAGACAAACTATCTAAATACATTGGAGACCCTGAATCAGTTAAAATATCTTCTTTGAACAGCAAAAGGTGGAAAAATACGAAGCAAAAGGTAAAAGAAGAAATTAAACTAAAGATCAAAGAACTTCAAAAAATCTATGCATTAAGAGAAAATCAACGAGGGATACAACTATTCGGGGATTCTGAATTGGAAGAAAAATTCAAGGAAACCTTTCCTTACGTTGAAACACCTGACCAAGAAAAGAGTATCAGCGAGGTTATGAAAGATCTTGAAAGTGAAAAACCAATGGACAGATTGTTGTCAGGTGATTCTGGATTTGGTAAAACTGAAGTTGCTATGAGAGCAGCTTTCAGAACGGTTGTTTCGAATTATCAAGTGCTACTATTAGCTCCAACAACGATACTCGCTAAACAGCATTACGAAAATTTCAAACAAAGAATGGACCCTTTTGGAATTAAGATAGCTTTAGTTACTCGTCATAAAACACCAAAAGAAAAGAAAGATCTTTTTGAAAGCATAAAAAAAGGCCAAGTAGATATAGTAATAGGGACGCACGCTTTATTATCAGATTTACTGCAGGTAAAAAATCTTGGGTTAGTGATAGTAGACGAAGAACAAAGATTTGGAGTACTTCAAAAAGAAAAATTCAAAAAGTTAAGCGAGGGAGTAAACTTCCTTATGATGAGTGCCACCCCAATACCTAGAACCTTATACATGTCTATCAGTGGATTAAGAGACATATCCACAATATCGACCCCGCCTGTTGGCAGGCTCCCCATTCAAACATTTATAGGAAAATATTCAGATAAGTTAGTACGCACGGCTATTTTGAGAGAGAAATCTAGAGGCGGACAAACGATCTATATTCACAACAGAGTGCAAGAATTTAATGAACTGTACAAAAAATTACAAAACCTTGTTCCAGAAGTTAAGATAACAATGGTACATGGTGGAACACCAAAAAAGGAATTTATAAAATCTATTAACGAGTTGTACGATGGAAATATCGATCTACTTCTATCAACAACAATAATAGAAAATGGGATAGATATACCCAATGTTAATACCCTTATCCTAGACGATCCAGAAAGGTATGGAATCTCTCAGTTATATCAAATTAAAGGAAGAGTTGGAAGATCTAACAGAAGAGCTTTTGTCTACTTTCTATTTAAAAAAGAAGTCACCCCTCAAACCAAAAAAAGGCTGGAAGCGATCAAACAGTACAATGAACCAGGAAGTGGATTAAAGCTCGCTTTGAGAGATTTAGAAATTCGTGGATACGGGGATATATTGGGAATAGAGCAAAAAGGTCATATTAACGCGATAGGTTTTCATCTCTACCATGAAATGTTGAATAAACTTTTATTCGAATTTGGAATCAAAAAGGAAAAAGAGATTCAACGACCTCAAACCTACACGGAGATAAAAGGTATAAAAGGTTCCATAGTTATTCCTGAATCTTATATACCTAATTCTATTGAAAGAATGCGAATATATAGAAGGATGTCTGTAGCTAAAACACCTGATGATATTGAGGATATAAGATCCGAAATACGCGATAAATACGGTAAACTTCCACAAGAGGTAGAAAGATTATTTCAGTATGCACTGATAAAAGTTAAAGCCAATATGGAAGGGATTAGAGAGATAGAAATAGGAGATACATACATATCTTTTAAATTCGAAAATGATGTAAATCCTATCATTGAAAAATACAACAAATATTCAAGAAAGATTACCTTTTATCCAGAAACGAAAGAGCTCATAAGTTATGGGCCAAAAGACCATATGAAATATATGGAAAAGGTTTTTTCATAA
- a CDS encoding IMPACT family protein: protein MNYKSIKDPIEVTYTVERSKFIGNIAKVNSVDEAQKFIKEISQRYNNATHNCWAYKVHEKGRGIANYSDNNEPSGTAGKPIYGVIEKFGLSNVAIVVTRYFGGVKLGIRGLIDAYSKTAEEVVKASKVVTYEKTFIYEAKCDYSNFSFIQNLIQKQNNFKIIEQNFSDEVYFIFEVLEHNLEDVLSLIKNRVYNLNFIGNSEGIS from the coding sequence TTGAATTATAAATCCATAAAAGATCCTATCGAAGTTACATATACGGTAGAAAGATCAAAATTTATTGGAAATATCGCCAAGGTCAACTCGGTTGATGAAGCACAAAAATTTATAAAAGAGATTTCTCAAAGGTATAATAACGCCACGCACAACTGTTGGGCTTATAAGGTGCATGAGAAAGGAAGGGGAATCGCTAATTATTCTGATAACAACGAACCATCTGGCACCGCGGGTAAGCCTATTTACGGGGTAATAGAAAAATTTGGTCTATCAAACGTGGCGATAGTAGTTACGAGGTATTTTGGAGGAGTGAAATTAGGGATTCGGGGTTTAATAGATGCGTATTCTAAAACTGCTGAAGAAGTTGTTAAAGCCTCTAAAGTAGTCACCTACGAGAAGACATTTATTTACGAGGCAAAATGTGACTACAGTAATTTTTCCTTCATACAAAATCTCATTCAAAAACAGAATAACTTCAAAATAATAGAGCAAAACTTTTCAGACGAAGTTTATTTCATATTTGAAGTATTGGAGCATAATCTAGAAGACGTTTTATCACTAATAAAAAACAGGGTGTACAATTTAAATTTTATCGGCAATTCGGAGGGAATTTCATGA
- the cheC gene encoding CheY-P phosphatase CheC has product MSIYDEINEQKLDALKELGNIGAGNAATAISTMLNKKIDITVPSTEIIPISELWKEFSDPEDVTAGSMVEIGGELHGAILFLLGTQETKKILELLMLPRPEDLTQIDEMTSSAIGEVGNIMCSSYISAISNFTGLNIHSLPPKITVDMLTAIVSESSLMVTEGSDFVILIRTDISIEEYEGNVKGFLIYLSDEKNIRKLLKTLGMGTNND; this is encoded by the coding sequence ATGTCAATCTATGATGAAATCAACGAACAAAAATTGGATGCATTGAAGGAATTAGGAAACATAGGTGCGGGGAATGCAGCGACAGCTATTTCAACGATGTTGAACAAGAAAATTGATATCACGGTTCCCTCCACTGAAATCATACCTATTTCAGAATTATGGAAAGAGTTTAGTGATCCTGAAGACGTAACAGCGGGGTCTATGGTAGAAATTGGTGGAGAACTTCATGGCGCTATTTTATTTCTGCTTGGAACCCAAGAAACAAAAAAAATCTTAGAACTGCTAATGCTTCCCAGACCTGAAGACTTAACCCAAATTGATGAAATGACATCTTCGGCCATTGGAGAAGTTGGCAATATTATGTGTAGCTCTTACATATCTGCCATTTCAAATTTCACAGGTTTGAACATACATTCCTTGCCCCCAAAAATTACCGTGGATATGTTAACAGCCATAGTTTCTGAATCTTCTCTTATGGTTACTGAAGGTAGCGATTTTGTAATCCTAATTAGAACAGATATAAGCATCGAAGAGTATGAAGGAAACGTAAAAGGCTTCTTAATATATTTATCAGACGAAAAAAATATAAGAAAATTACTAAAAACCTTAGGAATGGGGACGAATAATGACTGA
- the mnmE gene encoding tRNA uridine-5-carboxymethylaminomethyl(34) synthesis GTPase MnmE: MLNDTIAAISSPVGTGAIGVVRISGNHVKNIIDQALKREKYTPKKMYYGWLYDKEGEKVDEITWVYHAQPYSYTGEDMLEIFCHGGKLITYAVLNTIIKYGTRQALPGEFTKRAVLNGKMDLIKAEAVNNVITSETEISLKASFNQLKNALSEKINDIKNSLLNISAQIEVEMDYPDEIELEDHNLKNKLVYIFNQMDQILKEADNGIIAVEGVRTVIAGKPNSGKSTLLNALLRKDRAIVTDIPGTTRDTIEENLNINGIYLKLIDTAGIRYTEDTLERVGIERTINSIKNSHLILFVLDGTTPFTQEDELIYTKLNELGEKTVIIVLNKSDSPNFKESNYLPLKQKNPNDFVMISAKNGEIKTLEDKIYEKFFEKVNIEEPTLTNQRQKMTLESSKEYVLNAINSLEKGFSNDVIMYDVRKALEKIYELSGENYTEELLDKIFSTFCVGK; the protein is encoded by the coding sequence ATGTTGAATGATACAATAGCTGCTATTTCATCCCCAGTTGGTACAGGGGCCATAGGGGTGGTAAGAATTTCAGGCAATCACGTTAAAAACATAATAGACCAAGCATTAAAAAGGGAAAAATATACCCCTAAGAAGATGTACTATGGTTGGCTTTACGATAAAGAAGGAGAAAAAGTCGACGAGATTACATGGGTTTACCATGCTCAACCTTACTCTTACACAGGAGAGGATATGCTTGAAATATTTTGCCATGGCGGTAAACTTATCACTTATGCTGTACTGAATACAATTATAAAATATGGGACAAGACAAGCTTTACCTGGGGAGTTTACAAAACGTGCTGTTTTAAACGGTAAAATGGATCTCATAAAAGCGGAAGCTGTAAACAATGTAATTACTTCAGAGACTGAAATCTCTTTAAAAGCGTCCTTTAACCAACTTAAAAATGCCCTTTCCGAAAAAATCAATGACATAAAAAACAGCTTGCTAAATATCTCTGCCCAGATCGAGGTAGAAATGGATTATCCCGATGAAATAGAACTGGAAGATCACAATTTAAAAAACAAATTAGTTTATATCTTCAATCAAATGGATCAAATACTAAAAGAGGCTGACAACGGTATTATAGCCGTTGAAGGTGTCAGAACAGTTATAGCAGGAAAACCGAACTCTGGGAAAAGCACCTTATTAAACGCCCTTCTGAGAAAAGACAGAGCGATTGTAACCGATATTCCAGGAACAACTAGGGACACAATAGAAGAAAATCTGAACATAAACGGTATATACTTAAAACTTATAGATACAGCCGGAATACGATACACGGAAGACACGTTGGAAAGGGTTGGAATAGAAAGGACCATAAATTCCATAAAGAATTCTCATCTAATCTTGTTTGTCTTGGATGGTACAACACCTTTCACACAGGAAGATGAACTAATTTATACTAAATTAAATGAATTGGGGGAAAAAACTGTTATAATTGTATTGAATAAATCGGATTCTCCTAATTTTAAAGAGAGTAATTATCTCCCTTTGAAACAAAAAAATCCAAATGATTTTGTTATGATTTCTGCAAAGAACGGAGAGATTAAAACTTTGGAAGATAAGATATATGAAAAGTTTTTTGAGAAAGTCAACATAGAAGAGCCAACTCTAACTAACCAAAGGCAAAAGATGACCTTAGAATCGTCTAAAGAATACGTTTTAAACGCCATCAATTCGCTTGAGAAAGGTTTTTCTAACGATGTAATTATGTACGACGTAAGAAAAGCACTTGAAAAGATCTACGAACTTTCTGGTGAAAATTATACTGAAGAATTACTTGATAAAATCTTTTCCACATTCTGCGTTGGAAAGTAG